The DNA region GTCATCGAGGCGGTCGCGCCGCTCGGCGAGGACTACCAGAACCGGCTCGCGGAGGGTCTCGATTCCCGGTGGGTCGACGTCTACGAGAACGTGGGCAAGCAGTCGGGGGCCTACTCTGGAGGGACGTACGACTCCCAGCCGTACATCCTGATGAACTATCAGGACGACATCGACTCGATGTACACCCTGGCCCACGAGCTCGGCCACTCGTTGCACACCCAGCTCGCGAGCGAGACCCAGCCCTACGTGTATGGCGGCTACGAGATCTTCGTCGCCGAAGTCGCCTCCACAGTCAACGAGGCGCTCCTGACGAACCACCTGCTCGATACCGTCGAGGACGAACGGTTCCGCCGCCACGTGCTGAACGAGTATCTCGAACGGTTCCGATCGACGCTCTTTCGCCAGACGATGTTCGCGGAGTTCGAGAAGAAAACCCACGAGCTGGTCGAGGCGGGCGAGGCGCTCACCCCGGATCGGCTCGACGATATCTATCGCGGCCTGAAGGAGGAGTACTACGCGACGAGCGTCGTCGACGACCGGATCGCCCGCGAGTGGATGCGGATTCCCCACTTCTACCGGGCGTTCTACGTCTACCAGTACTCCACCGGGATCTCGGCGGCGGTCGCGCTCGCCGAGAGCATCCAGGAGGACGGCGAGGCTGCCGCGAAACCCTACCGGAAGTTCCTCGAATCCGGCTCACACGGATACCCCATCGATCTCCTCCGAGAGGCCGGCGTCGACATGACGACCGCCGACCCGATCGAGGCGGCGCTTGCGGCCTACGACGACGCACTCAGCGAGTTCGCGGCGCTGTCCTGAGGCCCATAATTCTCCCGAACCCAAAGGGACTTTTAACGCACGGCCCCTACCTTCGGGTATCGAATGTCACACAGCCCGTCCCTCCCGGACCGTCCCCGGCTCGATCTCGACCCCGAACTCACGGACGCCGAGCAGGTGTCGGCGCTCGACGAGCATCTCGCGGAGATCGCGCAGGTCCACGACGAGCTGGCCGAGCGACTCGACGACGCCGAGGCGCGCCGCGAGGAGCTCGAGAGCGAGGCGGGGCGGCTCCAGCGCGAGAACGAGACGCTCAAAACCTCCTCGCTGTACGTCGCCACGGTCGAGGAGCTGACCGACGAGGGTGCGATCGTGCGCCAGCACGGCAACAACCAGGAGGTGCTGACCGAGATCTCTCCGACGCTCGAAGAGGAGATCGGCAACGGTGATCGGGTTGCGGTCAACGATTCGTTCAGTGTGCAGCAGACCCTGTCGAGCGAGACCGACGCGCGCGCCCAGGCGATGCAGGTCGATACCCGCCCGCAGGTCACCTACGGCGACATCGGCGGGATCGACGACCAGATCCGCGAGGTACGCGAGGCCGTCGAACTCCCCCTGAAGAGCCCCGAACGGTTCGATACCGTGGGGATCGAGCCGCCGACCGGCGTGTTGCTCCACGGCCCGCCGGGCACGGGCAAGACGATGCTCGCGAAGGCGGTCGCGAACGGCACCGACGCCACCTTCATCAAGATGGCGGGCTCGGAGCTCGTCCGAAAGTTCATCGGCGAGGGCGCACGCCTCGTCCGGGACCTGTTCGAGCTCGCGAACGAGCACGAACCTGCCGTGATCTTCATCGACGAGCTCGACGCGGTCGCCGCCAAACGCACCGACTCGAAGACCTCTGGCGACGCCGAGGTCCAGCGCACGATGATGCAGCTGCTGAACGAGATGGACGGGTTCGACGAGCGCGGTGACGTCTCGATCATCGCCGCGACGAACCGCTTCGACATGCTCGATCCTGCGATCCTCCGGCCCGGCCGGTTCGACCGGCTCATCGAGGTTCCCGAACCCGACGCCGAGGGTCGCGAACAGATCTTCCAGATCCACACCCGCGGGACGACCCTCGACGACGACGTCGACTTCGAAGCACTCGCCGAACTGACCGCGGGACGGAGCGGCGCGGAGATCGAGAGTCTCGCGACCGAGGCCGGGATGTTCGCGATCCGCGAGGAGCGCACCGAGGTCGAGATGGACGACTTCGAGGCGGCCCTGGAGAAAGTCACGGACGACGACACCGCGGCCGAGCCGATCGCGTTCCACTGACGGCAGGCCGGGAGGCTGCCGACGGATCGATCCGAGAACCTCGTCCCGAAATCACAACCCTTCTCGCCCGCGCACCACTCCGTCAGACCATGAGCACGATCAGAATCGTCGCCGGCACGGGTCGAGGCCCGACGGCGATGGCGTCGTACGACACGGCGCTCGCCGATGCAGGAGTTCACAACTACAACCTCGTGTCTGTCTCCTCGATGATCCCCGCCGGTAGCGATATCGAACGTCACGACACTGCGCCCGATCTCGGCCCGGTGGGCGAGCGTCTCACCGTGGTCGAGGCGCGCGCCACGGTCGAAGCGCGCGCAACCGATGGGGCGGCGAGCGTGACGGGCAGCGCCGCGACCGACGACGTGGAACCGGCGGACGCGACCGCGGCCACTGCCGGACTCGGCTGGTCGGTCGCGGACGCGGGTCGCGGGATCTTCTACGAAGCGTCGGGGGCCGATCCGGAGACCGTCCGCGAGACGGTCTCAACGGGGTTGGCGGCGGGTCGGGACCTCCGCGAGTGGTCGTTCGACGACGAGGCGATCGTGATCGAAACCGTCGACAGTACGGCCGATGAGAACGATTCCGGACGGTTCGTGACGGCGATCGTGCTCGCGGTCTACGGCGAGAGCGAGCCGATCCTGTAGCGGGAGGTTTTTGACTGGGGCGCTCCTACCGTTCCTGTCCTTCTTATGAACGGAAACACGCCCTACGCGGGCCGGCCGGACGCGACCGCCGCTGGGCAGCGCGCGAGCGCCGATATTCCAGAGCTCTCGGCCGACGAGCGTCGTGAGCTCCGCGCCGGGCTCGATACGGTGGCGGCCCGGACCCGCGAGTTCCTCCCCGACGAGTACGTCGTCGGCGCACAGATCGTCGCCGGCACCAACGGTCCCGAAGGAACGATCGCGGTCCAGCCGCCCGTCGGCCCGGCCGTGAGCGCCGGATTCACTCCGGACGCCGAAGAGCTCGTCGACGGCATCCCCGACGAGGACCGCGACGAGGTCGCCCACCAGCTCGCCGCGACCGCCGCGCTCCAGGTCAAACAGGCCGTCGAGGACGCGATCGCGCCGGTCGCGCAGTAATCGTAATCGCTGCGAATTGAGTCACACAGTCACCCTCGGAGTGATTGTTGAGAGCTGATTTATTCGACCCGCTCAGGCCACCAACACGCCGAGTCGTGGGTCGATGACGACGACTGATTGCACATCGACACCGACGAAACCCGCCTGATTATCGATCCACGGTGAGTCCTCTTGCTGACACCCTGTCAGAAACTAAGTGGTTATTGACAAAGTTATGGTATCGGGTTGTCCTTGATACTGAGAGACTGAGCTAGTAGTCTCAGATTCGTTCTGTCTTGAAGGACTACGGAGCCGTTGTTCGGTCTGCTGAAGCGTCCTCTGGCCGGTCGTTATTCCTCGGTGTTTCGTGGACGACGACTGTGTTGCCAAGACGGTCACCGATCCGCTGTCGCTTGTCCGTGGCCGACATTGCAATGAATCCGATGAGAAAGTAGAAGAGAGAGTCAATTATGTAAAGTAGATTCCGCACCACTGAGGAACTCAGAGAACACGGGCTGCCGTCTTCTTCTACGACTTTGATGCCAAACAGTTTCTTTCCGATGGTGTATCCGTCCCAGAACCCCTCCAGTAAAAACCAGTAGAAAATGATGGCGGCGGAACCGATCAAAAATATAATGGCGCTGATTACGGCCCCTGCATTGCCACCCATTGCACCGCCAAGTCCGACTATTCCAAAGAACATGATTGCAAACATGATAGCCGTGATTATCTGGTCGACTATCTGGGCTCCGATTCTGGCACCGACAACGCTAGTGTCGTCCCGTGTCGGTGGGGTTGGATATCCTGCCATATCCGGACATCTGCAATAGGCCACTTAAACCTAGTGAACATACTGCTGTGCGAACGACACGCTCGGCGTTTGCCACTCGTGTCCCCGCCGCAGGTCTATCAAAATAAGTACGAACCGCGTCCACTACCGTCGACCGACAGCAAAACTCAGTTCGCGTACGCTCCACTTGGCGGATCGTAGAACAGCGCGTAGCCGAGCGTGGCGAGTGCAGGTACCATCGCGACCGCAAGCGCCGCCGGCAGCGACGCGCTCGACACGACGCCAACGGCCCAGCCCGCGACGAGCAGCACGGGCAGAACGAGGAGCACGAGGTCCGCTGGCGCGACCGTCGGCCGGCGCTCGCGGATGAGTTCGACGACCGACTCACCGTCGTCGCGCTGGCTGGAGCGAGTCATCGTTCACGTCGCACTGACTCGTGCCGGCTAATTAAATATTATTACTGCGTGTGCAACCCGGACTACTTCCCCCAGAAGGGGTCGCGCTGGCGGTGTTTGTCGAGATAGATGTGCAGCGCTTCGAGCTCGTCGGCCGGAATGTCGTCGGTGAGCTCCTGTTCGAGCACTTTCGCGTGTTTCTCGGGGATCTCCGACCACAGCTCGTCGCCCTCCTCGATCTGGCGACCCACCGTGGGGCCGTCGATGGCGACGCTGACGCGCTCTCCCGCGCGGGCCTGATCGACGTCCTCACCCTGCTCTTGGATCCCCTTGACCTGGCCGAGGCGCTCGGGCTGGTTGCCCTCGAAGTTCACCACCCGCGAGTTCTGCTTCAGCGTGCCCGTCAGGACTTCGACGCCGACCACAGCGGGATCGTTCTGGCGGAAGGTGTGATCCGGAAGGAGCTGGAATCGGGCGGGGCGGGCGATGTTGTCGAGGATCGCGTCCTGCTGGGCGCGCTCGCGCTCCTCGATGAACTCCTCGTACTCCTCGACCAACCGATAGATCACGTCGCTTTCGAAGATCCGGACATCCTCGACATCGGCCCGGTCGGCGGCATCGTCGAGCACATCGATCCCGAAGGCCATCACGGTCTCGTGGCGTTCCTCGTCGGCGGTGCTCGCCACCGTGACATCGCGCGGCGCGACGTCGCCGACCTCCGCGCGCACGATCGGGATTTCAGCCTCGTCGAGCGCGTCCGCAACTGCTTCCAAGCTGCCGAGCGTGTCGGCCTTGACCACGACGCCCTGCTCCTCGGTGGTGACACCGAGCGCGGCGAGTTCGGCCTCGACTTCCTCCACGATGTCCTCGCGCTGGCGGTTCCTGAGCACCCGGACCGGCGCGCCCGCCATCGCGCTATCGAGATCGGGTGCGGCGATCTTCAGCCCCGCCGCCGCGGTCACCGACTCGACCTCCTCGAATCGCTTTTCGGTGCGGATCTCGGCGAGCGGCCGGGGCTGGAGCAGCGCGCGCACGTCGGTCACGATCGGATCGCCCGTCCCGCCGACCACGATCGTGTCGTCCGCCGTCACCGTGCCGTCGTAGAGCACCACGTCGATCGCCGTCCCAAACCCTTTCTGCTCTTTGACCTCCAACACTGTGCCTGCGCCCGGCCCGTCGACATCGATCGCCATCGCGTCCTTGAGATAGCGCTGGGAGAGACCCATCAGCACGGTGAGAAGGTCGGGGACGCCCTCGCCGGTTTCGGCGCTGACGGGAACGACGCCGACGTTGTTGGCGAAGTTCTGGACGCGCCAGTACATGTCCGCCGAGAAGTCGTGATCGGAGAGGTCGCCGATGAGGTCGTAGAGGCGTTCGTCGAGCGTCGAGCGCGCACGGTCGGACTGGGCGTCGTAGCTCCCCTGGATCGGGGTGTTCTCCTGTGGGTTCCAACCCGGCGTCGTGTCGACCTTGTTCGCCGCCACGACGAACGGCGTCTCGGTCCGCTGGAGGATGTCGATCGCCTCGATGGTCTGGGGCTGGAACCCGTCGTTGACGTCGATCACGAGGATCGCGATATCCGCGAGCGCCCCACCCCGAGAGCGCAGCGTCGAGAAGGAGTGGTGGCCCGGCGTGTCGATGAACAGCAGGCCGGGAAGGTCGAAGTCGGTCGGATCGACCAGCGAGCCCGCGATCTCGGAGACGGTTTCGAGCGGGACGGCGGTCGCGCCGATGTGCTGGGTGATCGCGCCCGCCTCGCCATCGATCACCGTCGAGCCCCGGATCCGATCGAGCAGGCTGGTCTTGCCGTGGTCGACGTGACCGAGCACGGCGACGATCGGTGTTCGAAGCGTCTCACCAGTAGAATCGGCCGCGTCGGCGTCCGTGTGTGTCTCAGACATCTATCTCACCCGAGAGAAACTCGTTGTGTGATACAGCCGACGGCCGTAGTTAAGTTCGTCGTCACGCGGGTCGTGCCGATCGCGGCGATCCATCGCGTTCGCGACTCGGAGCCTCCGTGGTGTTTATAATGACAGCCCCCAGTAGACCGGGTATGCCGGACGTACTCGCACGGAGCCTGCTCGACAAGGCCGTCATGGGCTCGGATGGAACCGAACTCGGCACGCTCTCGACCGTAACGCTCGACTCCGAGACGGGACAGCTCCACGACCTCGTCATCACGCCCCGAAACGAGGCCGAGGGGCAGATCGACCTCGAACGCGACGACGAGGGCCGGTACACGGTCCCGATCGGCAGCGTCCAGGCGGTCAAAGACCACATCGTCGTCGGTCGGTGATGGAACTCTTAGACGCCTCGGCGTTCATCCACGAGTACGACGCCGACGGAGACATCGCGACGATCCCCGCGGTCGAAGCCGAACTCGACGGCGAGAGCGCCTACCGCTTCGACGCGCTCGAAGGCGGCGGAATGTACATCCACGTCCCCGAGGAGGCGGTCGTCGAACGGGTCGAACGCACCGCCCGCGAGAGCGGCGACGCGGCGGAGCTCTCGACCACCGACGTCCGACTCCTCGCGGCCGCATTCGAACTCGATGCACGACTCGTGACCGACGACTACGCGATGCAGAACGTCGCCAAGCGCCTCGACGTGCGGATCGAACTCATCGCGCGCGAGGGGATCACCGAGGAACGCGACTGGGAGTTCCAGTGTGCGGGCTGTGGCCGCGAGTTCGACGAGAACAAGGATCGGTGTCCGATCTGCGGCAGCGATCTCGCCCGGAAGAACCCCTCGTAGCCGCGACGAGCTGTTTTCGACCTACAGCAGCGCGGGCGCGCTCCCGGTCGCATCCACCCACTGGATCGCGAACAGGGTAGCGTTGTAGAGCCCGTGGACGACGATCGGCACGAGGAGGTTCTGTGTGCGTTCGTAGATCCCGCCGAGAACCACGCCGAGCAGCGCCGCGACGACGACGTACGCCAGCTGTCCGGTGCCGCCGCCGATGAGTGCGATCAGGTGGACCGCCCCGAACAGCGCGCTCGCGATCCCGACCGCGACCGCCGGGCCGAACGCCCGCCGGAGCAGCCCCTGGGCGGCCCCCCGGAAGACGAGCTCCTCGAAGGGCGCGACGAACAGCAACGTGACCGGGATCATGTAGAGGAACACGACCGGGTTCTCGCGGCCCATCGCGATGACCTGGTTCGTGGCGGGCACGATCCCGAACTGCGAGAGGACGGCACTGACGCCGGTCGAGAGAGTCAAGAGAGTGACGACACCGGCGACGATCCAGCCGACGCCCCGGAGATCGATCGCACGCGCCCGCAGCACCGACCACGCGTCGGCGAGTGTGAGATACGCGGCGACCGCGATCCCGAAGCCGACGAACTGAGCGATCGAGCGGACGATGTAGTTGAGCGTGGTATCGAACCCGGCGATCCCCGTCTCGATGAGCACGGTGGACGCAAGCGACGCGGCGACGCTCCCGAGGAGAACGGCGAGCGCGATGACGGTGACCGCCGACAGAAGATCGAGGAGCGCGCTTTGTCCATCGACACCCGCAGATTCGCGGTGATCCGACGCCATACGTTGCGCAGGCTTGGAACGCCGGGCGAATACGTCCTCCGATCTTTCGTCGATCGTAGCGGTCTCCGGTCGACGTCGGTCACGCGGTCACTCGACGACGAGTTCGGTCTTCTCGTCCACGGCGTCGGCCTCCGCGAACTCGCCGCCGCCGAGCAGCCCGCGCGCCGCGCGCTTGCCCCACTCGACCGCGGGTTGGTTGAACGTCTCGATCCCGTAGAGTTCGCCCGCGAGAACGCAGGCGGCCTCCATCGTGTAGAGCAGTTCCCCAACCGCGCGCTCGTCGAGCCGGTCGAGTTCGATGCGAACGGAGGGCCGGTCGGCGGCCGCGAGGCTGGCCTCGGTGGCGTCGAACTCCGCGTCGAGTAGATCGCCCAGACCTGTTCCGCCGAGGTAGGCGAGTTCCTCGCGGTCGGTGGCCGGGATCTCCCGATCGGGTCGCTCGCGCGGGCGGACCAGCGTCACGAGCGTGTTCGCCGGGCCCGCCCGGTAGCGCTGGAGCTGTGAGTGTTGGTCGGTCGCACCGAGCGCCCGGGTGGGGAGCTGGCCGAGACCGTCCTTCCCCAGACTTTCGGCCCAGAGCTGGGCGAACCACTCCGCGAACGGCTCCAAGGACTCGGCGTAGGGCATCATCGCGTTGACCGCCGCCCCCCGCACGTCGAGCGCGTACGCGATCGCGCCGTAGGCGTAGGCGGGTGTGTCGAACAGCGACCCCGAGAGGTCGGCCGCGCGCCGGCTGCCGTCGAGCACGGCTTCGATGTCGTGGCCGCGGATCGCTGCCGGGACGAGACCCACAGCGGAGAGTGCAGAGAAGCGACCCGGCACGCCGTCAGGAACGGTGAGTGCGGGCAGGTCGTGAGTCTCGGCGAGGTCGCGGAGCGGGCCCGATTCGCCGGTGGTCACCACCGTCCGATCGGTCCAGTCGACGCCCGCCGCGTCGTACGCTGCACGGGCCACGAGGAAGTTCGCCAGCGTCTCGGCGGTCGTTCCAGAGCGCGAAACGACGTTGATGACTGTGTCGTCGAGCGGAAGCGCGTCGAGGGTGCGCGAGACGTGTTCGGGATCGACGTTGTCCAGCGTGTGAACATTGGAATCGCCGAGCGCGCCAGCGATCGTGGCTGCACCGAGCGCGCTCCCCCCGATTCCGACCACGAGGACGTGTTCGGCCCCCTGAAGGGGAGCGACCGCCTCAGTGATCGCGTCGGGATCAGTAGTGTGCGGGAGGTTCAGCGCGGCGTAGCCGAACTCGTCGGCATCGCGGCCGCGTTCGATCCGGTCGTGGCAGATCGC from Halococcus salifodinae DSM 8989 includes:
- a CDS encoding NOB1 family endonuclease, with protein sequence MELLDASAFIHEYDADGDIATIPAVEAELDGESAYRFDALEGGGMYIHVPEEAVVERVERTARESGDAAELSTTDVRLLAAAFELDARLVTDDYAMQNVAKRLDVRIELIAREGITEERDWEFQCAGCGREFDENKDRCPICGSDLARKNPS
- a CDS encoding pyruvoyl-dependent arginine decarboxylase, translating into MSTIRIVAGTGRGPTAMASYDTALADAGVHNYNLVSVSSMIPAGSDIERHDTAPDLGPVGERLTVVEARATVEARATDGAASVTGSAATDDVEPADATAATAGLGWSVADAGRGIFYEASGADPETVRETVSTGLAAGRDLREWSFDDEAIVIETVDSTADENDSGRFVTAIVLAVYGESEPIL
- a CDS encoding PRC-barrel domain-containing protein, which codes for MPDVLARSLLDKAVMGSDGTELGTLSTVTLDSETGQLHDLVITPRNEAEGQIDLERDDEGRYTVPIGSVQAVKDHIVVGR
- the infB gene encoding translation initiation factor IF-2 — its product is MSETHTDADAADSTGETLRTPIVAVLGHVDHGKTSLLDRIRGSTVIDGEAGAITQHIGATAVPLETVSEIAGSLVDPTDFDLPGLLFIDTPGHHSFSTLRSRGGALADIAILVIDVNDGFQPQTIEAIDILQRTETPFVVAANKVDTTPGWNPQENTPIQGSYDAQSDRARSTLDERLYDLIGDLSDHDFSADMYWRVQNFANNVGVVPVSAETGEGVPDLLTVLMGLSQRYLKDAMAIDVDGPGAGTVLEVKEQKGFGTAIDVVLYDGTVTADDTIVVGGTGDPIVTDVRALLQPRPLAEIRTEKRFEEVESVTAAAGLKIAAPDLDSAMAGAPVRVLRNRQREDIVEEVEAELAALGVTTEEQGVVVKADTLGSLEAVADALDEAEIPIVRAEVGDVAPRDVTVASTADEERHETVMAFGIDVLDDAADRADVEDVRIFESDVIYRLVEEYEEFIEERERAQQDAILDNIARPARFQLLPDHTFRQNDPAVVGVEVLTGTLKQNSRVVNFEGNQPERLGQVKGIQEQGEDVDQARAGERVSVAIDGPTVGRQIEEGDELWSEIPEKHAKVLEQELTDDIPADELEALHIYLDKHRQRDPFWGK
- a CDS encoding CPBP family intramembrane glutamic endopeptidase; protein product: MASDHRESAGVDGQSALLDLLSAVTVIALAVLLGSVAASLASTVLIETGIAGFDTTLNYIVRSIAQFVGFGIAVAAYLTLADAWSVLRARAIDLRGVGWIVAGVVTLLTLSTGVSAVLSQFGIVPATNQVIAMGRENPVVFLYMIPVTLLFVAPFEELVFRGAAQGLLRRAFGPAVAVGIASALFGAVHLIALIGGGTGQLAYVVVAALLGVVLGGIYERTQNLLVPIVVHGLYNATLFAIQWVDATGSAPALL
- a CDS encoding RDD family protein, which encodes MAGYPTPPTRDDTSVVGARIGAQIVDQIITAIMFAIMFFGIVGLGGAMGGNAGAVISAIIFLIGSAAIIFYWFLLEGFWDGYTIGKKLFGIKVVEEDGSPCSLSSSVVRNLLYIIDSLFYFLIGFIAMSATDKRQRIGDRLGNTVVVHETPRNNDRPEDASADRTTAP
- a CDS encoding DUF5811 family protein → MNGNTPYAGRPDATAAGQRASADIPELSADERRELRAGLDTVAARTREFLPDEYVVGAQIVAGTNGPEGTIAVQPPVGPAVSAGFTPDAEELVDGIPDEDRDEVAHQLAATAALQVKQAVEDAIAPVAQ
- the pan2 gene encoding proteasome-activating nucleotidase Pan2 — translated: MSHSPSLPDRPRLDLDPELTDAEQVSALDEHLAEIAQVHDELAERLDDAEARREELESEAGRLQRENETLKTSSLYVATVEELTDEGAIVRQHGNNQEVLTEISPTLEEEIGNGDRVAVNDSFSVQQTLSSETDARAQAMQVDTRPQVTYGDIGGIDDQIREVREAVELPLKSPERFDTVGIEPPTGVLLHGPPGTGKTMLAKAVANGTDATFIKMAGSELVRKFIGEGARLVRDLFELANEHEPAVIFIDELDAVAAKRTDSKTSGDAEVQRTMMQLLNEMDGFDERGDVSIIAATNRFDMLDPAILRPGRFDRLIEVPEPDAEGREQIFQIHTRGTTLDDDVDFEALAELTAGRSGAEIESLATEAGMFAIREERTEVEMDDFEAALEKVTDDDTAAEPIAFH